The DNA sequence GGGCGCACGTTGGCGCGCGCCGCGGCCAGCGCCTCCTCGGGCGTCACCGAGCGGATGCGCGTTCGGAAGGTCTCCCAGTAGTCGTCGGGCAGCCCGAAGCCGCGCAGCCCCGCCACCAGGCCGGCGATCTTGCCGGAGGTGTCGATGGTCAGCGGGAAGGAGTTGCTCAGGTACTGGCGGGCCAGCTGCGTCTCCTCGTCGCTCGGGGCCACGCTCG is a window from the Sandaracinaceae bacterium genome containing:
- a CDS encoding insulinase family protein; translation: SVAPSDEETQLARQYLSNSFPLTIDTSGKIAGLVAGLRGFGLPDDYWETFRTRIRSVTPEEALAAARANVRPEQMVIVLVGEASQFAEAMRAYGPVTITNTAGEVVRRLTATRPAPTAR